A DNA window from Agarivorans sp. TSD2052 contains the following coding sequences:
- a CDS encoding 5-oxoprolinase subunit C family protein yields the protein MMAKANLTLLRSGPQTCVVDQGRIGYQDIGISPGGAADLQAFYWANRLLSNRANEACLEIAIGGASIQFEKACSIAVCGADTPLKILSSKNSAAVNADTWQTIQIADGDTLQINPARSGLRAYLAVKGGLIVNKELGSASSSVKQLLGPFDGRWLKNNDRISYHDKPQIEYNISASSAILQTPYRFIPNYLEPLNLALIPSYQFQQFSNQDIALLCQQTYKVSDLSDRMGVRLTGQAFKHVPNNIESEAIALGAVQVPANGLPIILSVDRQTIGGYSKLGCVSRLSLYQLNQRRPNQTVKFYLSSWEVEHEKWSAFQQFFS from the coding sequence ATGATGGCAAAAGCTAACCTTACGCTGTTGCGTAGCGGCCCCCAAACTTGTGTTGTAGACCAAGGAAGAATCGGCTACCAAGATATTGGTATTAGTCCGGGCGGGGCGGCAGACTTACAAGCCTTTTACTGGGCCAATAGATTGCTTTCAAATCGAGCTAATGAAGCTTGTCTTGAAATCGCGATTGGTGGCGCGAGCATACAGTTTGAGAAAGCGTGTAGCATTGCAGTATGCGGCGCTGATACACCGCTTAAAATATTGTCTTCAAAAAACAGTGCTGCTGTGAACGCCGACACTTGGCAAACCATTCAGATAGCAGATGGTGATACCTTGCAAATTAACCCTGCACGTAGCGGCTTAAGAGCCTATTTGGCAGTGAAGGGAGGGCTAATCGTAAACAAGGAGTTAGGCAGTGCGAGTAGTTCAGTTAAACAACTATTAGGACCTTTTGACGGCCGCTGGTTAAAAAACAATGACCGTATTAGTTACCACGATAAGCCGCAAATAGAATACAACATAAGCGCTTCTTCAGCGATTCTGCAAACGCCCTATCGCTTCATTCCGAACTACTTAGAACCATTAAATTTAGCGTTAATACCTAGCTATCAATTTCAACAATTTTCCAATCAAGATATCGCTTTGTTATGCCAACAAACTTACAAGGTGAGTGATTTAAGTGATCGAATGGGTGTGCGTTTAACCGGACAAGCGTTTAAACATGTCCCCAACAATATTGAGTCAGAAGCCATCGCCTTAGGAGCGGTACAAGTTCCAGCTAACGGGTTACCAATAATATTGTCGGTCGATAGGCAAACAATAGGAGGCTACAGCAAACTGGGCTGTGTATCTCGTTTGAGTTTATACCAACTAAATCAACGTCGTCCTAATCAAACTGTGAAGTTTTATCTAAGCTCTTGGGAAGTTGAACATGAAAAGTGGTCAGCCTTCCAACAGTTTTTTAGTTAA
- a CDS encoding VolA/Pla-1 family phospholipase, producing MRLSRIATAVTLFASVTLTGCGSNSPFDFTNDITPNEPNSVKIRFNPLTGDVSTPNNLLFNGSLDGTINLPAESAILVTQEYQAITNVLGALDGWQTSVPFSIPLGYGDDEAEYNAEIDTKLDSATFPDGILLYKVRASGFADTCADVTENGGSFSAGQTCRIDEQLVYGDDYIATFSDGSIIVTPLKPLSPATSFMVAITDSLLDENGRSVEAGSGYQLLSTAPSAEDNATVQQLKGLTNWNNGLLAAEGVNGSVSYAAVFTTQSVGSVLSSLQQIYGGMALQGLLPMSALVDTGTTAEDVANVALGGSQPAFAAAKYFKSTLSVPYYLSDLDSPDLTGGDVNRWAQARTDSPIAILQLLQNNADFADQASASSFWAQAGAKGFDVASFGALVAGSDTSTAAQMLAQADLVGLTYMEEGEAKPVDSHRHLTAFNPIPETRSMANLQVDIYLPDETLTGQTMPANGWPVVVFQHGISSVKETAAGLAASYAAQGYAVLAMDLPYHGTRGIDLNGDGNADISANADAQVFANLGSFLSIRENLRQSSADILALRAALQAGTAPAELDGSKVHFVGLSLGSIVGVGAASMAKTVTVSGMEVDYNLQSVSLSVPGGGLAGVFQYSPSFGPAVEAGLKANPGYLGLVAAGLGFVDNETATALEQFAVYQATYPEAAQLVIDSNYSAFASVFGSLAQTVVDGADPLNYAQSNLTMPVLVHEVIGDQVIPNSLATLPLVGTNPLIETMGLDATEVTSAGSYAIRFNAGAHSSLLAPTASLATTVEMQTQFVSYAVSADAGNATVVVNDNSVIAAP from the coding sequence ATGCGTTTGTCCCGAATAGCTACAGCTGTCACTCTATTTGCTTCTGTTACTCTAACGGGTTGCGGTAGCAACTCGCCCTTCGATTTCACTAATGATATCACGCCAAATGAGCCTAACTCAGTAAAAATTCGATTCAATCCGCTAACCGGTGATGTATCAACACCAAATAATTTGCTGTTTAACGGTAGCTTAGACGGGACGATTAACTTACCTGCAGAATCCGCGATACTGGTGACCCAAGAATACCAAGCGATTACCAATGTATTGGGTGCGTTAGATGGTTGGCAAACCAGCGTGCCTTTTAGTATCCCCCTTGGTTACGGTGATGACGAAGCAGAATACAATGCTGAGATTGATACCAAACTGGATAGCGCTACCTTCCCCGATGGAATTTTATTGTACAAAGTAAGAGCGTCTGGTTTTGCTGATACTTGTGCAGATGTGACCGAAAATGGTGGTAGTTTTTCTGCTGGTCAAACTTGTCGTATTGATGAGCAATTAGTTTACGGGGATGACTACATCGCCACCTTTAGTGATGGCAGTATTATCGTCACGCCACTTAAACCATTGAGCCCAGCTACGTCATTTATGGTGGCGATTACAGATTCACTGTTGGATGAAAACGGACGAAGTGTTGAAGCAGGTTCGGGTTATCAGTTGTTGAGTACCGCACCATCGGCCGAAGATAACGCGACAGTGCAACAGCTCAAAGGTTTAACAAACTGGAACAACGGTTTGCTAGCTGCTGAAGGCGTAAACGGATCGGTGAGTTATGCTGCAGTGTTTACCACTCAATCAGTGGGCTCTGTGTTGAGCAGCTTACAACAAATATATGGTGGTATGGCGTTACAAGGTTTGTTGCCAATGTCTGCATTAGTAGATACCGGCACTACAGCTGAAGATGTAGCGAATGTGGCACTAGGTGGCAGTCAACCTGCCTTTGCCGCAGCTAAGTATTTTAAGTCAACCTTGTCAGTTCCTTATTATCTTTCTGATCTAGATAGCCCTGACCTAACCGGCGGTGACGTAAACAGATGGGCACAAGCGAGAACAGATAGTCCAATTGCAATTTTACAGTTGTTACAAAATAACGCTGATTTTGCAGACCAAGCGAGTGCAAGCAGCTTTTGGGCGCAAGCCGGAGCAAAAGGGTTTGATGTGGCTAGTTTTGGCGCCTTAGTGGCAGGCAGTGATACTAGCACTGCTGCACAAATGCTAGCTCAAGCTGATTTAGTTGGTTTGACCTACATGGAAGAAGGTGAAGCTAAACCTGTTGATTCTCACCGTCATTTAACGGCATTCAACCCGATCCCTGAAACTAGAAGTATGGCTAATTTGCAGGTAGATATCTATTTGCCTGATGAAACCTTAACCGGTCAAACTATGCCCGCAAATGGCTGGCCAGTCGTGGTGTTCCAACATGGTATCTCTTCGGTTAAAGAAACAGCCGCTGGATTAGCGGCAAGCTATGCTGCACAAGGTTACGCAGTGTTAGCAATGGATTTACCGTATCACGGGACTCGCGGTATCGACTTAAACGGAGACGGAAATGCCGACATTAGCGCTAATGCTGACGCTCAAGTGTTTGCAAATTTAGGCAGTTTTTTAAGTATTCGCGAAAATCTTCGCCAATCTAGTGCCGATATACTGGCCTTACGTGCGGCCCTGCAAGCTGGCACGGCTCCTGCTGAGTTGGACGGAAGCAAAGTACACTTTGTCGGACTATCGTTGGGTTCAATTGTGGGAGTAGGTGCAGCGTCCATGGCTAAAACCGTGACGGTGAGCGGTATGGAAGTTGATTACAACTTACAAAGTGTCTCTCTTAGCGTGCCCGGTGGTGGCTTAGCTGGAGTGTTCCAGTATTCACCTTCGTTTGGCCCTGCGGTTGAAGCAGGACTTAAGGCAAACCCTGGGTATTTAGGGCTAGTCGCTGCAGGCTTAGGTTTTGTTGATAACGAAACCGCTACCGCGCTTGAGCAATTTGCTGTTTATCAAGCTACCTACCCAGAAGCTGCACAATTAGTCATTGATTCAAACTATTCAGCTTTTGCCAGTGTATTTGGTTCACTCGCTCAAACGGTTGTCGACGGAGCTGACCCACTAAACTACGCACAATCTAACTTAACAATGCCGGTATTGGTGCACGAAGTGATTGGCGACCAAGTTATTCCAAACAGTTTAGCGACACTGCCATTAGTTGGCACCAACCCTCTAATTGAAACAATGGGCCTAGATGCAACAGAAGTCACCTCTGCCGGCAGTTATGCTATTCGGTTTAACGCTGGCGCGCATAGCTCACTACTTGCACCTACAGCGAGCTTAGCAACGACGGTTGAAATGCAAACTCAGTTTGTTTCTTACGCTGTAAGCGCCGATGCTGGAAACGCCACTGTGGTGGTTAATGATAATTCGGTGATTGCTGCACCATAA
- a CDS encoding YciK family oxidoreductase, with protein sequence MSTETSPHLFTASADELKNKVILVTGAGDGIGRQAALSFAACGATVILLGRTVKKLEAVYDEIEAMSAPQAAIIPLDLNGATQQHYLDMTATIENQFGRLDGALLNAAHLGVLSQYVQISEDHWDQLMQVNVKSQFLLSQALLPLMAKSNHASLLFTSSSVGKQGRAYWGGYSVSKFAIEGMSQVIADEYDKTGLRSNCINPGATQTLMRATAYPGEDPQTLKTPLDIMPSYLYLMSDASIGITGQSINAQIK encoded by the coding sequence ATGAGCACGGAAACCTCTCCTCACCTTTTCACCGCTAGCGCTGACGAATTAAAAAACAAAGTTATTTTGGTAACCGGAGCCGGCGATGGAATCGGCCGCCAAGCTGCGTTAAGTTTTGCCGCATGTGGCGCTACCGTTATTTTACTCGGCCGTACGGTGAAAAAGTTAGAAGCTGTTTATGACGAAATTGAAGCCATGAGCGCACCTCAAGCGGCGATCATTCCGCTAGATTTAAACGGTGCCACCCAACAACATTACTTAGATATGACTGCCACTATTGAGAATCAATTTGGCCGTTTAGACGGTGCGTTGCTTAATGCCGCTCACTTAGGAGTGTTAAGTCAATATGTACAAATCAGCGAAGATCACTGGGATCAACTGATGCAGGTCAACGTAAAGTCGCAGTTTTTGTTAAGCCAAGCGCTGCTTCCCTTAATGGCTAAATCAAACCATGCTTCTTTGCTATTCACTTCTTCAAGTGTCGGCAAGCAAGGCAGAGCCTATTGGGGCGGATATAGTGTGTCTAAGTTCGCGATCGAAGGTATGTCGCAAGTTATCGCCGATGAATACGATAAAACAGGCTTACGCAGTAATTGTATTAATCCAGGTGCAACCCAGACCTTAATGCGCGCAACCGCTTACCCTGGAGAAGATCCTCAAACCTTAAAAACACCACTCGATATTATGCCTAGCTATTTGTATTTAATGAGTGATGCAAGCATCGGTATCACAGGGCAAAGCATAAACGCACAGATAAAATAA
- a CDS encoding glycerophosphodiester phosphodiesterase has product MFSAYLLVQACWLALFAPLSIVVSESLMSWHGLGGVANQELLGFFLSPVGYLFAIWLVAMSLFNFFLQQGVVTLLLAQHEVNKRSISQAIRLLIQRSWLIARLAFMQSALLISISCTLLFIGRWLFGFMLADWDINYYLDQQRGQVWIYFSALSLGGIPLALWLGSKWLNWWFALPFCMLQKQPLGKQLTDSTKLSVGQRKLILGLNIVWLALRALVFLMLIAVSIWVLRFSLDWWAPEDVTSTELFVFSFVVLAGGSILSFLDTWLYASIQFYMFKVLVKKRGGELHSEHQRVLKENHSLHLGFRLMLLAILLVGVSQLADDVDGFSQRFAAPSDFTIMGHRAGGWLAPENSLEGLHQSIDLGLAVTEIDVQLTSDGQIAVVHDRDLRRLTGSSEIVYLSTFKEIQNAFVSAGLEKPQPLSEWLEQSAGNITLNIELKRYDRAMDLVPAVVDALQHFQHPVIISSLDVELLNAVKQKVKGSLLAERVSIAFIAAASFGETKLQQNVDMLIVNQQWVSAWRLLSAQQRGQQVHVWTVNNAADVERLFYLRVDGVVTDSPEMAIATIENLQQLNQVEHVINSFRYWLRF; this is encoded by the coding sequence ATGTTCTCAGCCTATCTATTAGTTCAAGCATGCTGGTTAGCTTTATTTGCGCCCTTATCTATTGTTGTTAGCGAGTCTTTGATGTCTTGGCATGGGCTAGGAGGAGTCGCTAATCAAGAGTTGCTTGGATTTTTCTTATCGCCCGTCGGTTACTTGTTTGCTATTTGGTTGGTGGCGATGTCGCTATTCAATTTCTTTTTGCAACAAGGCGTCGTAACCCTCTTGTTAGCGCAACATGAGGTCAACAAACGCTCGATTTCTCAAGCTATTAGGCTGTTAATTCAACGTTCTTGGCTAATCGCTCGATTAGCATTTATGCAGTCAGCCTTGCTGATAAGTATTAGCTGTACGCTACTATTTATTGGGCGATGGCTATTTGGTTTTATGTTAGCGGATTGGGATATTAATTATTATCTTGATCAACAACGAGGCCAGGTATGGATTTACTTCTCGGCTTTATCCCTTGGAGGGATCCCGTTAGCGCTTTGGCTTGGCAGTAAGTGGCTTAATTGGTGGTTTGCATTGCCATTTTGCATGCTGCAGAAACAACCTTTGGGTAAGCAGCTAACAGATTCAACCAAGCTAAGTGTTGGCCAGAGAAAACTTATTTTGGGATTAAACATTGTTTGGTTAGCGTTAAGAGCATTGGTGTTTTTGATGTTGATAGCGGTAAGTATCTGGGTATTACGCTTTAGCTTAGATTGGTGGGCACCAGAAGATGTAACGAGTACAGAGCTTTTCGTATTTAGTTTTGTGGTGCTCGCTGGTGGTTCAATATTAAGTTTTTTGGACACTTGGCTATACGCTAGTATTCAATTTTATATGTTTAAAGTCTTAGTGAAAAAACGAGGTGGAGAGTTACATAGCGAACACCAACGAGTCCTCAAAGAAAACCACAGTTTACATTTAGGTTTTAGATTAATGCTATTGGCTATTCTGTTAGTGGGGGTTAGTCAGTTGGCAGACGATGTAGATGGCTTCAGCCAACGCTTTGCCGCTCCAAGCGATTTTACCATTATGGGACATCGAGCGGGCGGGTGGTTAGCACCAGAAAACAGTTTGGAAGGTTTGCATCAATCTATAGATCTTGGCTTAGCCGTGACAGAAATAGATGTGCAATTGACTAGCGATGGTCAAATAGCAGTCGTCCATGATAGAGATCTTCGTAGGCTTACCGGTAGTTCTGAAATTGTATATTTGAGTACCTTTAAGGAGATTCAAAATGCATTTGTGTCAGCGGGCTTGGAAAAACCGCAGCCTCTTTCCGAGTGGCTAGAGCAAAGTGCCGGTAATATAACCCTTAATATCGAATTGAAACGCTACGATCGCGCTATGGATTTAGTACCAGCCGTTGTAGACGCGCTGCAACACTTTCAGCACCCCGTTATTATCAGTAGCTTAGATGTGGAATTACTTAACGCTGTAAAACAAAAAGTGAAAGGCAGTCTGTTAGCTGAAAGGGTGAGCATTGCGTTTATTGCAGCAGCAAGTTTTGGCGAAACGAAGTTACAACAAAATGTTGATATGCTGATCGTTAATCAGCAGTGGGTTAGCGCTTGGCGACTATTGAGTGCTCAACAAAGAGGCCAGCAAGTACATGTGTGGACCGTGAACAACGCCGCTGATGTAGAGCGTTTGTTCTATCTACGGGTTGACGGAGTAGTGACAGATTCACCTGAAATGGCTATCGCCACCATCGAGAACCTTCAGCAACTTAACCAAGTAGAACATGTGATTAATAGTTTTCGATATTGGCTAAGGTTTTAA
- the astB gene encoding N-succinylarginine dihydrolase has translation MKHFEVNFDGLVGPTHNYAGLSFGNVASLSNAQNASNPREAAKQGLLKMKALNDLGLTQGVLAPQQRPDLNLLRRIGFSGNDAHVLEQAAKRAPDALLASYSASSMWTANAATVSPSADTENGKVHFTPANLTNKLHRSIEPQVTGNILQAVFADSKHFEHHQHLPENDYYGDEGAANHTRLCNNYGEAGLELFVYGRKAADSNAPAPRKFPARQTLEASQAVARLHGLDNETALFIQQNPEVIDQGVFHNDVIAVGNQNVLFYHQQAFLNTQQQLQRIQQRFGENKLYFIEVSDKEVALSEAVKSYLFNTQIITIAPGEMAIIAPTNCQESEPVRRYLEQLVARDTPIKQVLYFDVKQSMSNGGGPACLRLRVALNDMELAAVNQHTLMNQQLFNTLNQWVDKHYRDSLVFDDLRDPQLITEVNTALDQLTQILHLGSVYPFQQA, from the coding sequence ATGAAACATTTTGAAGTCAATTTCGACGGTCTAGTGGGGCCTACCCATAACTACGCTGGTCTTTCATTCGGCAATGTCGCTTCATTGTCTAACGCCCAAAATGCCTCGAACCCAAGAGAAGCCGCAAAGCAAGGCTTGTTAAAAATGAAAGCCTTGAATGATTTAGGCCTTACTCAAGGGGTACTCGCGCCTCAACAGCGACCTGACCTTAACCTACTAAGACGCATTGGCTTTTCTGGGAATGATGCCCATGTACTAGAACAAGCCGCGAAAAGAGCGCCAGACGCCCTACTCGCCAGTTATTCTGCTTCTAGCATGTGGACAGCAAATGCTGCCACTGTGTCACCTAGCGCTGATACTGAAAACGGTAAAGTACATTTTACTCCGGCAAATTTAACCAACAAACTGCATCGCTCTATCGAGCCACAAGTTACCGGTAATATTTTACAAGCGGTTTTTGCCGACAGTAAGCATTTTGAACATCACCAGCATCTTCCAGAAAATGACTATTACGGAGATGAAGGCGCCGCGAATCATACTCGCTTGTGTAATAACTATGGCGAAGCCGGATTAGAACTCTTTGTGTACGGACGAAAAGCTGCTGATAGCAATGCTCCCGCTCCGCGCAAGTTCCCTGCCAGACAAACTCTTGAAGCCAGTCAAGCAGTGGCACGTTTGCATGGCTTGGATAATGAAACAGCATTGTTTATCCAACAAAATCCAGAGGTGATAGACCAAGGGGTTTTCCATAACGACGTTATTGCCGTTGGTAACCAAAATGTGCTGTTCTATCATCAGCAAGCATTTTTGAATACGCAGCAGCAACTCCAGCGTATTCAGCAGCGTTTCGGCGAAAATAAGCTATATTTTATAGAAGTTAGCGACAAAGAAGTGGCTTTAAGTGAAGCAGTGAAAAGCTACTTATTTAATACCCAAATTATTACCATTGCACCAGGTGAAATGGCCATAATCGCGCCAACAAACTGTCAAGAATCAGAACCAGTACGCCGCTACTTAGAACAATTAGTGGCACGTGATACACCAATAAAACAAGTGCTTTACTTCGATGTAAAACAAAGCATGAGTAACGGTGGAGGACCTGCTTGCCTGCGCCTGAGAGTAGCTTTAAACGATATGGAGTTAGCTGCCGTAAATCAACATACCTTGATGAACCAGCAGCTGTTTAACACGCTAAATCAGTGGGTAGATAAACATTACCGAGATAGCCTAGTGTTTGATGATTTGCGAGACCCACAGCTGATCACCGAGGTTAATACCGCTTTAGACCAACTCACGCAGATTTTGCATTTAGGTTCGGTGTATCCTTTTCAGCAAGCCTAA
- a CDS encoding 5-oxoprolinase subunit B family protein: MNEDSLLVTSKQTQYQAALPVLAKQLKLNISGVTDVIVAADSLLCMVNYTADIHSLMTAVSQFPFDQIGFTESAELGNTIMVPACYDSRLAPDLNSIATRLNMGTEQIIELHQAKHYRVKAIGFMPGFAYLAGLDKRIQLKRKAIPATSVPKGSIAIAEDMTAVYPAASPGGWHIIGRSPMIFFNKSHSPMCPLQVGDSIGFYSISYQEYQQMLDHL, translated from the coding sequence GTGAACGAAGACAGTTTGTTGGTGACGAGTAAGCAAACTCAATATCAAGCTGCCCTCCCGGTATTGGCTAAACAGTTAAAGCTAAATATAAGTGGAGTCACTGACGTTATTGTTGCGGCTGACAGCTTGTTATGCATGGTTAATTATACCGCAGATATCCATTCACTAATGACTGCCGTTAGCCAGTTCCCATTCGACCAAATCGGTTTCACCGAGAGTGCTGAACTTGGCAACACGATAATGGTACCTGCCTGTTATGATTCACGCCTAGCGCCCGATTTAAATAGCATAGCTACGCGACTTAATATGGGTACTGAGCAAATCATTGAATTACATCAAGCAAAGCATTATCGAGTAAAAGCCATTGGTTTTATGCCCGGCTTTGCCTATTTGGCCGGTTTAGATAAGCGAATTCAGCTAAAAAGGAAGGCCATTCCGGCAACCAGTGTGCCAAAAGGAAGCATTGCCATTGCTGAAGACATGACCGCGGTTTATCCGGCTGCAAGCCCGGGTGGATGGCATATTATAGGTCGAAGCCCTATGATTTTTTTTAACAAATCGCATTCACCAATGTGCCCATTACAGGTTGGCGATTCAATAGGCTTTTATAGTATTAGTTATCAAGAGTACCAGCAAATGTTGGACCACCTATGA
- a CDS encoding LysR family transcriptional regulator has protein sequence MSATFRAKSTLEQWRIFQAVVDYGGYAQAASQLNKSQSSLNHAVSKLQGLLGVQLLEVKGRKAYLTPMGEVMLRRSKLLSQNIQELEQLAASLEQGWEPKLTIACDIVQPQVPIIKALKAFLPDSRGTRIEILDTVISGTDDVIDEASVDIAIAASLPKGVLGEKLSTINMLPVVHRNHPLAKMPKPVSIDEVLQHVQLVIRDSGKNPHQDRGWLRAEQRWTFSSFNQVMSVLSQGLGFAWVPEHIAAPYFEKDSLVELNIQGGAAKTLVTYMVIPRPTQLGPAGQLFSKLIQQQCKTAR, from the coding sequence ATGAGTGCAACCTTTAGAGCAAAAAGTACCTTAGAGCAATGGCGTATCTTTCAGGCGGTGGTTGATTACGGCGGTTACGCTCAGGCCGCTAGTCAGCTAAATAAAAGCCAATCATCACTTAATCATGCCGTCAGTAAACTGCAGGGCTTATTGGGTGTTCAACTGCTCGAAGTTAAGGGCCGAAAAGCGTATTTAACCCCTATGGGTGAAGTCATGCTTAGACGTAGCAAGTTATTAAGCCAAAACATTCAAGAACTTGAACAGTTAGCCGCTAGTTTAGAGCAAGGCTGGGAGCCAAAACTTACCATAGCTTGCGATATCGTGCAGCCTCAAGTGCCGATAATAAAGGCCCTTAAAGCTTTCTTACCAGATAGTAGAGGTACCCGTATTGAGATACTAGACACCGTAATTAGTGGTACCGATGATGTCATAGATGAAGCCTCAGTCGATATTGCAATCGCCGCCTCATTGCCTAAAGGTGTATTGGGTGAAAAACTATCCACTATAAATATGTTACCCGTGGTACATCGTAACCATCCGCTCGCTAAAATGCCTAAACCCGTATCAATAGATGAAGTATTGCAACACGTTCAGTTGGTGATTAGGGACAGCGGCAAAAATCCTCACCAAGATAGGGGTTGGTTACGCGCAGAGCAACGTTGGACATTTAGTAGTTTTAACCAAGTTATGTCGGTATTAAGTCAAGGCCTTGGTTTTGCCTGGGTACCCGAACACATTGCTGCCCCCTATTTTGAAAAAGACAGTTTAGTAGAACTCAACATTCAAGGAGGCGCGGCTAAAACCCTCGTCACTTATATGGTTATACCAAGACCCACTCAGCTAGGTCCTGCTGGTCAGCTTTTTTCTAAACTGATACAACAACAATGTAAGACAGCACGTTAA
- the sohB gene encoding protease SohB: MDFLIEFGLFFAKALTIVIAIIAVVVVVIAASSKTKHKSGELEVTDLSERQDDLEDKLNNNLMSKDQLKQHKKQLKQQHKQDKKNADAQAKPRVFVIDFKGSIDAKEVTSLREEVTAVLIAAGPQDEVLVRLESGGGMVHGYGLAASQLKRIKAKGIKLTISVDKVAASGGYMMACIADKIIAAPFSIVGSIGVIAQIPNFNKVLKNHDIEFEQVTAGEFKRTLTMFGENTDEARAKFKTELEETHVLFKEFVQEFRPQLDIAKVATGEHWYGTQAFGLKLVDEVSTSDDYLMSQFADKQVIQFKYHAKKKFAEKLSQAASVGVERGVMKLVQSQSWDWTK, encoded by the coding sequence TTGGATTTTTTGATTGAGTTTGGATTGTTTTTTGCGAAGGCTTTAACCATTGTTATCGCCATTATTGCCGTGGTTGTTGTCGTTATTGCAGCATCGTCTAAAACTAAACATAAAAGTGGTGAGTTAGAGGTTACCGACCTTAGTGAGCGACAAGATGATTTAGAAGATAAGCTGAACAATAACTTAATGAGTAAAGATCAGCTCAAGCAACATAAAAAACAATTAAAGCAGCAACATAAACAAGATAAGAAAAATGCCGATGCTCAAGCTAAGCCTCGTGTATTTGTTATTGATTTCAAGGGTAGCATTGACGCTAAAGAAGTGACTAGCCTGCGTGAAGAAGTGACCGCAGTATTAATTGCCGCTGGTCCGCAAGACGAAGTTCTGGTTCGTTTAGAGAGTGGTGGCGGTATGGTTCATGGTTATGGCTTAGCGGCTTCCCAGCTGAAACGCATAAAAGCTAAAGGTATTAAGCTAACCATCTCTGTAGACAAAGTTGCAGCGAGTGGCGGCTACATGATGGCCTGCATTGCAGACAAGATTATCGCCGCACCATTTTCTATTGTTGGTTCTATTGGCGTGATCGCTCAGATCCCTAATTTTAATAAAGTACTAAAAAATCATGATATTGAGTTTGAGCAGGTGACGGCTGGTGAATTTAAGCGCACCTTGACAATGTTTGGGGAAAATACTGACGAAGCTCGCGCTAAGTTTAAAACTGAATTAGAAGAAACCCACGTATTGTTTAAAGAGTTTGTGCAAGAGTTTCGTCCTCAGTTAGATATCGCTAAAGTAGCGACAGGGGAACATTGGTATGGCACCCAGGCCTTTGGTCTTAAACTTGTAGACGAAGTAAGTACCAGTGATGATTACTTAATGAGCCAATTTGCTGACAAGCAAGTCATCCAATTTAAATATCATGCTAAGAAAAAGTTTGCAGAAAAACTAAGCCAAGCTGCGAGTGTCGGGGTAGAGCGCGGAGTAATGAAATTAGTGCAATCTCAATCTTGGGATTGGACGAAATAA
- a CDS encoding 5-oxoprolinase subunit PxpA, protein MLINCDMGESFGVWSMGVDELAMPHIDMANVACGGHASDPDVMSKTIVLAKQHKVSIGAHPSYADIAGFGRRPMLYSPAQLSRLLVSQIGSLQALCHYHGEDVDYVKPHGALYNDMHKDVEIFTAVIKAVASFNKPLKLMVSATLTKGFVEEIARQHHVELIREAFCDRRYLSNGQLQARTERGAVLTEQEELLSQVRLLLMSRQLKCNDGSLLAVQADTLCVHGDNEAAVNQIKHIRSLVTLNSIKLG, encoded by the coding sequence ATGCTTATAAACTGCGATATGGGTGAAAGTTTTGGGGTGTGGTCTATGGGCGTTGATGAGTTAGCCATGCCACACATTGATATGGCCAATGTAGCATGTGGTGGTCACGCCTCTGATCCTGACGTAATGAGCAAGACTATTGTCTTAGCCAAACAACACAAGGTTTCCATAGGGGCACATCCTAGTTATGCTGACATCGCAGGTTTTGGTCGACGCCCAATGTTATACAGCCCTGCACAGCTAAGCAGATTATTGGTCTCTCAAATTGGCAGTTTACAGGCCTTATGTCACTACCATGGTGAAGATGTTGATTATGTTAAACCCCATGGCGCCTTATATAATGATATGCATAAGGATGTAGAGATTTTTACAGCGGTAATCAAGGCTGTAGCGAGTTTTAATAAGCCACTTAAACTGATGGTTTCAGCTACCTTAACTAAGGGGTTTGTAGAAGAGATTGCCCGCCAGCATCATGTCGAATTAATCAGAGAAGCATTTTGTGACCGTCGTTATCTTAGTAACGGGCAATTACAGGCGCGTACAGAACGAGGCGCCGTGCTGACTGAGCAGGAAGAGCTACTTAGTCAAGTAAGGTTATTGCTGATGAGTCGCCAACTAAAATGCAATGATGGCAGCTTACTCGCTGTACAGGCAGATACATTGTGTGTGCACGGTGATAATGAAGCGGCGGTCAATCAGATAAAACACATCCGTTCACTAGTGACACTTAATAGCATCAAGTTAGGTTAA